A section of the Rummeliibacillus pycnus genome encodes:
- the cdaA gene encoding diadenylate cyclase CdaA — MSLINEFTQFTNNQWVRMVLNVIDILLVWLVIYNILTLIRGTKAVQLLKGIFVIVIIRIITVYLGLTTLAWMTQQVIEFGFLAIIIIFQPELRRALEQLGRGKLFARSNLQEEEEQARLISAMSKSVSYMAKRRIGALISIERETGLNDYIETGIPMFSEISSELIINIFIPNTPLHDGAVIVQKNKIAAAACYLPLSESPFISKELGTRHRAAIGISEVTDAVTIVVSEETGAISLTINGDLHRDLSIEEFESRLQRAWFGESTAAISTSKWNWRGDKK; from the coding sequence ATGTCTTTAATTAATGAATTTACGCAGTTCACCAACAATCAATGGGTAAGAATGGTATTAAACGTCATTGATATTTTATTAGTATGGTTGGTTATATATAATATACTTACTTTGATTCGTGGCACAAAGGCCGTTCAGCTTTTGAAAGGTATTTTTGTGATTGTAATCATTCGAATTATTACCGTTTATTTAGGATTAACAACATTAGCCTGGATGACGCAACAAGTAATTGAATTTGGATTTTTAGCCATCATCATTATTTTCCAACCTGAATTACGTAGAGCGTTGGAACAATTAGGGCGAGGAAAGTTGTTTGCTCGAAGTAATTTACAAGAAGAAGAAGAACAAGCACGGTTGATATCAGCTATGTCTAAATCAGTTAGTTACATGGCAAAACGACGGATTGGCGCCCTTATTTCAATTGAAAGAGAAACCGGATTGAATGATTATATAGAAACAGGTATTCCAATGTTCTCTGAAATCTCATCAGAGTTAATTATCAATATCTTTATTCCAAATACGCCACTTCATGATGGTGCAGTAATTGTACAAAAAAATAAAATAGCAGCTGCAGCTTGTTACTTGCCTCTTTCAGAAAGTCCATTTATTTCAAAAGAGCTTGGAACACGCCATCGCGCTGCAATCGGTATTAGTGAAGTAACGGATGCTGTAACAATTGTAGTTTCAGAGGAGACAGGAGCAATTAGTTTAACGATTAATGGCGATTTGCATCGTGATTTATCGATTGAAGAATTCGAATCACGTTTACAGCGCGCATGGTTTGGCGAATCAACTGCAGCAATCAGTACCTCCAAATGGAACTGGAGGGGGGATAAAAAGTGA
- a CDS encoding anti-sigma factor family protein, whose product MGKCPDHIVRYMHEYLDGDISREHEQELKSFMKDCDDCQKHMQELTRTIAFVKSAAVIEAPSNFVEQVMQRLPKTKMRTGVQRWIRRHPILVAAAMFCILMSASLFSGYNNDQEFSFSKQPDLQVKGQTVIVPEGKTVKGDIVVKNGDILVKGKVDGNITVINGKYMASTANVTGQIEEVDEVFEWLWYKIKSSVKSAWSFIDKNE is encoded by the coding sequence ATGGGTAAATGCCCTGACCATATCGTGCGATACATGCATGAATATTTAGATGGGGATATTAGTCGCGAACATGAGCAAGAATTGAAGTCATTTATGAAAGATTGTGATGATTGTCAAAAACATATGCAAGAGTTAACTAGGACAATAGCATTCGTAAAAAGTGCAGCCGTTATTGAAGCACCTTCAAATTTTGTGGAACAAGTGATGCAAAGGCTTCCAAAAACAAAGATGCGTACTGGTGTGCAACGATGGATTCGTAGACATCCAATTTTGGTTGCAGCAGCAATGTTTTGCATTCTGATGAGTGCTTCCCTCTTTTCTGGCTACAATAATGATCAAGAATTTTCATTTTCAAAACAACCTGATTTACAAGTGAAAGGTCAAACTGTAATCGTACCAGAAGGGAAGACGGTTAAAGGCGATATCGTTGTGAAGAATGGTGATATCCTTGTAAAAGGAAAAGTTGATGGCAATATTACGGTTATTAATGGTAAATATATGGCTTCAACTGCAAATGTTACTGGACAGATTGAGGAAGTTGATGAAGTTTTTGAATGGCTTTGGTATAAAATTAAAAGTAGCGTGAAAAGTGCTTGGTCTTTTATTGATAAAAATGAATAA
- the sigW gene encoding RNA polymerase sigma factor SigW, protein MDALINKRIKQVLKGDQHAYSDIVSLYQQKVYQVCYRMLNNQHEAEDIAQEAFIRAYTNLHTFDLKRKFSTWLFRIATNLCIDRIRKKKPDYYLDAEVAGTDGLDMYSQISSTDRLPEEEIERMELQERIQYEISGLPEKYRTVIILKYIEELPLQEISEILDMPLGTVKTRIHRGREVLRKQLSNL, encoded by the coding sequence ATGGATGCGTTAATCAACAAAAGAATAAAGCAAGTGCTGAAAGGTGACCAACATGCGTATTCAGATATTGTGAGTCTCTATCAGCAAAAAGTTTATCAAGTATGCTACCGCATGCTTAACAACCAACACGAAGCAGAGGATATAGCACAGGAAGCTTTTATACGTGCATATACAAACTTGCACACTTTCGATTTAAAAAGGAAATTTTCTACCTGGTTATTTCGTATTGCAACAAATTTGTGTATAGACCGAATAAGAAAAAAGAAACCGGACTATTACTTAGATGCAGAAGTTGCAGGTACGGATGGACTCGATATGTATTCTCAGATTTCTTCAACAGATCGGCTCCCTGAAGAAGAGATTGAAAGAATGGAGCTACAAGAAAGAATTCAATATGAAATTAGTGGCTTGCCAGAAAAGTATCGAACCGTCATTATCTTGAAGTATATTGAAGAATTGCCGTTGCAGGAAATTAGCGAAATACTAGATATGCCACTAGGGACTGTGAAAACGCGTATTCACCGAGGGCGTGAAGTGCTTAGAAAGCAATTGAGCAATTTGTAG
- a CDS encoding CdaR family protein — protein sequence MDKLIDSPWFLRITALALTLLMFFTVRSETSTDKNTTTTSDRQAEVIHDVPVKVLYDDKNLIVTGVPQTVDVSVKGPLALVLQTKAFKDYQVYLDLSKETIGKHKVKFKYKGFSDKLQIQIEPSTIDVSIEEKVTRTFKVDPDFNESQLAPNYFVKTMTANPDEVTVTGAKSVVDSIAYVKAMLSGESGVTESFTKEAPVKVLDRDMNKLDITISPSTVPVKVDIGEYNKEVPISLNVKGNPKDDLNVKSLKADTSHITLFGPKSELDKINTLPVDVDVSKLKKSDDVTVNLTKPTGVTKLSTNQIKVHVTLDNSLGGSKNVFDETTNNQKENTSKTTSTVIIDNVKVSVKNLDKEQYTIDNETTNYVSVFVTGDEQEIANITASDIHLYVDANDVREGTNTLDILGSSPSGTTWKANPSSIKLKISQLS from the coding sequence ATGGATAAACTAATTGACAGTCCATGGTTTTTACGAATTACCGCACTCGCATTGACTTTGCTAATGTTCTTTACTGTAAGATCTGAAACAAGTACGGACAAAAATACAACTACCACTTCCGATCGTCAAGCTGAAGTAATTCATGACGTTCCTGTAAAAGTGCTTTATGATGACAAAAACTTAATCGTTACCGGGGTCCCACAGACAGTAGATGTCTCCGTTAAGGGTCCGTTAGCACTTGTATTACAAACAAAAGCGTTTAAGGATTATCAAGTTTACTTAGATCTAAGTAAAGAAACAATCGGAAAACACAAGGTTAAATTCAAATATAAGGGTTTTTCAGATAAGCTCCAAATTCAAATTGAACCATCTACAATAGATGTATCTATAGAGGAAAAAGTGACACGAACCTTTAAAGTGGATCCTGACTTCAACGAAAGTCAATTAGCACCTAATTATTTTGTAAAAACAATGACAGCAAATCCAGATGAAGTTACAGTTACAGGTGCTAAAAGTGTAGTCGATAGTATTGCTTATGTAAAAGCAATGTTATCAGGTGAATCAGGAGTGACAGAGTCCTTTACGAAAGAAGCCCCTGTAAAGGTGCTAGATCGTGATATGAATAAGTTAGATATTACAATTAGCCCATCTACTGTGCCTGTAAAAGTTGACATTGGGGAGTATAATAAGGAAGTGCCGATCTCGTTGAATGTAAAGGGGAATCCCAAAGATGATTTAAACGTAAAATCATTAAAAGCTGATACGAGTCATATTACGTTGTTTGGTCCAAAGAGTGAACTAGATAAAATCAATACATTACCTGTCGATGTAGATGTTTCAAAATTAAAGAAATCTGATGATGTTACAGTAAATTTGACGAAACCAACTGGCGTAACAAAGCTATCAACTAATCAAATAAAAGTACATGTGACACTAGATAATTCTTTAGGCGGCAGCAAAAATGTATTTGATGAAACAACGAATAATCAAAAAGAAAATACAAGTAAAACAACATCTACAGTGATTATTGACAATGTTAAAGTAAGTGTAAAAAATCTAGATAAAGAACAATACACCATTGACAACGAAACAACTAATTATGTTTCAGTATTTGTTACGGGTGATGAGCAAGAAATTGCGAACATAACTGCATCAGATATTCATTTATATGTAGATGCTAATGATGTGAGAGAAGGAACTAATACCTTAGATATTTTAGGAAGTAGTCCTTCTGGTACAACATGGAAGGCCAACCCAAGTTCTATAAAACTAAAAATTAGTCAACTTTCATAA
- the gerD gene encoding spore germination lipoprotein GerD: MYKKAAVSFTLLFVILSGCSNSSPVQPNQSYDDIKKSTLDALQTEEGKKIFRKILEDPSMRDLLVLEHDDVKKAVQETLMSKKAEEYWKKQFEDPKFRETFAKSMKKEQKDLAKDLMKDASFQKDLEQFFSQPDMQKQLEKIMKSSNSKKEMEKVITEVINSPLLQEKWAKLIQSAGEKTSEEGKSKSGGGGGGENKGKSEGK, from the coding sequence ATGTACAAAAAAGCCGCTGTAAGTTTCACTCTTCTATTCGTTATTCTATCTGGATGCTCTAACTCCTCTCCCGTACAACCAAATCAGTCCTACGATGATATAAAAAAATCCACTCTTGATGCTTTACAAACAGAAGAAGGGAAAAAGATATTCCGAAAGATATTAGAGGATCCATCGATGCGTGATTTACTCGTATTGGAACATGATGATGTAAAAAAAGCGGTACAGGAAACTTTAATGTCAAAGAAAGCAGAAGAGTATTGGAAAAAACAATTTGAAGACCCTAAATTCCGTGAGACTTTTGCAAAAAGCATGAAAAAAGAGCAAAAAGATTTAGCTAAAGATTTAATGAAAGATGCTTCATTTCAAAAAGACTTAGAACAGTTCTTTTCTCAACCTGATATGCAAAAGCAATTAGAAAAAATTATGAAGTCTTCAAATTCTAAAAAGGAAATGGAAAAAGTTATTACAGAGGTCATTAATAGTCCACTACTACAAGAAAAATGGGCAAAGCTTATTCAATCTGCAGGTGAAAAAACATCAGAAGAGGGAAAATCAAAATCTGGTGGTGGCGGTGGTGGTGAAAATAAAGGGAAAAGCGAAGGCAAATAA
- the glmS gene encoding glutamine--fructose-6-phosphate transaminase (isomerizing), which translates to MCGIVGYNGFLDAKEILLKGLEKLEYRGYDSAGIALSNAEGVSVFKEKGRIADLRKVVDPKVEATVGIGHTRWATHGVPNRRNAHPHQSASGRFTLVHNGVLENYHLLQDEFLQGVEMQSETDTEVLVQLVEKFVKDSMTTEEAFRHTLSLVHGSYALALLDAENPDTIFVAKNKSPLLVGVGEGFNVVASDAMAMLQVTNQFIELQDKEVVIVTKESVTIKKLDGTVVERAPFTAELDMSDIEKGTYPHYMLKEIDEQPGVVRKIIQAYQNEEGKLSIPSEIAEALHEADRLYIIAAGTSYHAGLVGKQYFEKIAGIPVEVHISSEFGYNMPLLSKKPFFIFISQSGETADSRQVLVKIKELGYPALTITNVPGSTLSREADYTLLLHAGPEIAVASTKAYVAQVAVLAIVAYVEAQSQGKQPDFDLKAELAIAANGIQSMVDDKDQLKKISDSFLPTTRNAFFIGRIVDFYVSLEGALKLKEISYIQAEGFAGGELKHGTIALIEEGTPVFALITQKDVSLNLRGNVKEVVARGANPCIISMEGMEEAGDTIVLPQVHQLLTPLVSVVALQLISYYAALYRGCDVDKPRNLAKSVTVE; encoded by the coding sequence ATGTGTGGAATTGTAGGTTATAATGGCTTTCTCGATGCCAAAGAAATTTTATTAAAAGGTTTAGAAAAACTAGAGTATCGCGGATATGATTCTGCTGGTATTGCGTTAAGTAATGCTGAAGGTGTATCCGTTTTTAAAGAAAAAGGTCGTATTGCAGATTTACGTAAAGTAGTAGATCCAAAAGTAGAAGCAACTGTTGGGATTGGACATACACGTTGGGCAACTCATGGTGTCCCAAATCGTCGCAATGCTCACCCTCATCAAAGTGCTTCAGGTCGTTTTACTTTAGTACACAATGGGGTATTAGAAAATTATCACCTATTACAAGATGAATTTTTACAAGGTGTTGAAATGCAATCTGAAACAGATACAGAAGTGCTTGTGCAACTTGTAGAAAAATTTGTGAAGGACAGTATGACAACTGAAGAAGCTTTCCGTCACACATTATCACTTGTACACGGTTCTTATGCACTTGCATTATTGGATGCAGAAAACCCAGACACTATCTTTGTAGCGAAAAACAAAAGTCCATTGCTTGTAGGTGTAGGCGAAGGCTTTAATGTTGTCGCATCTGATGCAATGGCAATGTTACAAGTTACAAACCAATTCATCGAATTACAAGACAAAGAAGTTGTCATTGTAACAAAAGAATCTGTAACAATTAAAAAACTAGATGGCACTGTAGTGGAACGTGCTCCATTTACAGCTGAGCTAGATATGAGCGATATCGAAAAAGGCACATATCCTCACTACATGCTAAAAGAAATCGACGAACAACCAGGTGTTGTCCGTAAAATTATCCAAGCTTACCAAAATGAAGAAGGCAAATTGTCAATCCCTTCTGAAATTGCGGAAGCATTACATGAAGCAGATCGTTTATATATTATTGCAGCAGGCACAAGTTATCATGCTGGTCTTGTTGGAAAACAATACTTTGAAAAAATCGCAGGCATCCCTGTAGAAGTTCATATTTCAAGTGAATTTGGCTACAATATGCCGCTATTATCGAAAAAACCATTCTTCATCTTCATCTCACAATCAGGTGAAACAGCTGACAGTCGTCAAGTGCTAGTGAAGATTAAAGAACTTGGTTATCCAGCATTAACGATTACAAATGTACCTGGCTCTACTTTATCTCGTGAAGCAGATTACACATTGTTATTACATGCAGGTCCTGAAATTGCTGTAGCATCAACAAAAGCTTACGTAGCACAAGTTGCAGTTCTTGCTATCGTTGCTTATGTAGAAGCTCAATCACAAGGTAAACAACCAGACTTTGATCTAAAAGCAGAACTTGCAATAGCTGCAAATGGCATTCAATCAATGGTTGATGACAAGGATCAATTGAAAAAGATTTCTGATTCATTCTTACCGACAACACGTAATGCGTTCTTCATCGGTCGTATCGTAGACTTCTACGTAAGCCTTGAAGGTGCATTAAAACTAAAAGAAATCTCTTACATCCAAGCAGAAGGGTTTGCAGGTGGCGAACTAAAACATGGTACGATTGCTCTAATTGAAGAGGGCACACCAGTATTCGCTCTAATCACTCAAAAAGACGTAAGCCTGAACCTTCGCGGAAACGTAAAAGAAGTCGTAGCACGTGGCGCCAACCCATGTATCATCTCAATGGAAGGTATGGAAGAAGCAGGCGACACAATCGTCTTACCACAAGTGCATCAGCTTCTAACACCACTTGTTTCTGTTGTAGCTTTACAACTCATCAGCTACTATGCAGCACTATACCGTGGATGTGATGTGGATAAACCACGTAACTTGGCTAAATCCGTCACGGTTGAGTAG
- a CDS encoding LOG family protein — protein MKRLAIFCGSSNGASDVYIEGAKKLGKELAKRNITLVYGGASVGVMGAVANAVLEEGGYVIGVMPSFLEKREISHQNLSELIVVDSMHERKAKMADLADGFIALPGGPGTLEEFFEVFTWAQLGLHRKPCGLLNINHYYDPLITLFNHMADEKFLHEQYRSMAIVNEEPKELLNQISTYNPPTVKTYIKEKA, from the coding sequence ATGAAAAGGTTAGCTATATTTTGTGGATCAAGTAATGGAGCATCAGATGTATATATAGAAGGTGCAAAAAAGCTTGGTAAAGAACTTGCAAAGCGTAATATTACACTTGTTTATGGTGGCGCTAGTGTTGGAGTCATGGGGGCTGTAGCAAATGCCGTTTTAGAAGAAGGCGGGTATGTAATTGGTGTTATGCCAAGTTTTTTGGAAAAGAGAGAGATATCTCATCAGAATTTATCAGAATTGATCGTCGTAGATTCTATGCATGAAAGAAAAGCAAAGATGGCTGATTTGGCAGATGGATTTATAGCTTTACCTGGTGGACCAGGAACATTAGAAGAGTTCTTTGAAGTTTTTACATGGGCTCAATTAGGTCTTCATCGTAAGCCATGTGGTCTCTTAAATATTAATCACTATTATGATCCGCTCATCACGCTATTTAATCATATGGCTGATGAGAAATTTTTGCATGAACAATACCGTTCGATGGCAATTGTAAATGAAGAGCCAAAGGAACTGCTCAATCAAATATCTACTTACAATCCTCCCACTGTAAAAACTTATATTAAGGAAAAAGCTTAA
- a CDS encoding Mrp/NBP35 family ATP-binding protein, with product MINEQQVRELVGELKDPFLHKTLTETGGIVEVSIKEEKEHVSVKIAIAKTNTPEQLALQMEIVNVLKGAGCKTVGIRFSELSSEAIEKFRGTATRAEAQDLLSPLNKVKFISIASGKGGVGKSTVSVNLAVALSRLGKNVGLIDADIYGFSVPDMMGVQTMPVVEENRIIPVERFGVKMISMGFFVENNAPVVWRGPMLGKVLDQFFRDVDWGDLDYLLLDLPPGTGDVALDIHQMLPESNEIVVTTPHPTAAFVAARAGAMAIKTEHNILGVIENMSWFQSDVSGQREYVFGQGGGPKLADELRTELLGQIPLGQPDWNDVDFAPSVYAKNHSTGQTYLEIAQRVIDKLDKE from the coding sequence GTGATCAATGAACAACAAGTTCGAGAATTAGTAGGAGAATTAAAAGATCCTTTTCTACATAAAACATTGACTGAAACTGGCGGTATTGTTGAAGTTTCAATAAAAGAAGAAAAGGAACATGTTAGTGTAAAAATTGCGATTGCAAAAACAAATACACCTGAACAGCTTGCTCTTCAAATGGAAATAGTTAATGTATTAAAGGGTGCTGGATGCAAAACTGTTGGTATTCGATTCTCAGAACTTTCATCTGAAGCAATTGAAAAATTCCGTGGAACTGCAACACGTGCAGAAGCACAAGATCTATTGTCACCATTAAATAAAGTGAAATTTATTTCCATTGCATCAGGTAAGGGTGGCGTAGGTAAATCTACTGTTTCAGTTAACTTAGCAGTTGCATTATCTCGCCTTGGCAAAAATGTTGGCCTAATTGATGCAGATATCTATGGCTTTAGTGTTCCAGATATGATGGGTGTACAAACAATGCCTGTTGTTGAAGAAAATCGTATTATTCCTGTTGAACGCTTTGGTGTGAAAATGATATCTATGGGATTCTTTGTAGAAAACAATGCACCAGTTGTATGGCGTGGCCCAATGCTTGGTAAAGTGTTGGATCAATTCTTCCGTGATGTAGATTGGGGAGATCTTGATTATTTACTATTAGATTTACCTCCAGGTACAGGGGATGTAGCATTGGATATTCACCAAATGCTACCTGAATCTAACGAAATCGTTGTGACAACTCCACACCCGACAGCAGCATTCGTAGCAGCTCGTGCAGGTGCAATGGCTATTAAGACAGAACATAATATCCTAGGTGTTATTGAAAATATGTCTTGGTTCCAATCTGATGTATCAGGACAACGAGAATATGTATTTGGTCAAGGTGGCGGTCCTAAATTAGCTGACGAACTTCGTACAGAGTTACTAGGACAAATTCCTTTAGGACAACCAGATTGGAATGATGTTGACTTTGCTCCATCTGTTTATGCAAAAAATCACTCTACTGGCCAAACTTATCTTGAAATTGCACAACGTGTAATTGATAAATTAGATAAAGAATAA
- the glmM gene encoding phosphoglucosamine mutase — protein MGKYFGTDGVRGVANSELTPELAFKLGRFGGYVLTKETTERPKVLIGRDTRISGEMLEGALVAGLLSVGAEVMRLGVISTPGVAYLTRVMSAQAGVMISASHNPVADNGIKFFGPDGFKLSDAQEAEIEALLDQEHDDLPRPTGADLGSVSDYFEGGQKYIQFLKQTVYEDFTGIHIALDCANGATSSLATHLFADLEADLSTMGSSPNGLNINDGVGSTHPEKLAEFVVEKGADVGLAFDGDGDRLIAVDENGKIVDGDQIMYICAKHLHEKGQLKQDTVVSTVMSNMGFYKALEEHGMHSVQTKVGDRYVVEAMREGNYNVGGEQSGHIVFLDHNTTGDGLLTGLQLVNTMKVTGKKLSELASEMTVFPQKLINVRVTDKHAVKENEKVAAIITQVEQEMNGDGRVLVRPSGTEPLVRVMVEAPSSELCESYCTRIADVVRDEMGLKD, from the coding sequence ATGGGTAAATATTTCGGAACAGACGGCGTCCGCGGAGTCGCCAATAGTGAGCTAACGCCTGAGTTAGCGTTTAAATTGGGACGGTTTGGTGGATACGTTTTAACGAAAGAAACCACAGAGCGTCCAAAAGTATTAATAGGACGTGATACACGTATATCAGGGGAAATGCTAGAAGGCGCACTTGTTGCAGGTCTATTATCAGTAGGTGCAGAAGTAATGCGCTTAGGTGTAATTAGTACTCCAGGAGTTGCTTATCTTACACGAGTAATGAGTGCACAAGCAGGTGTAATGATTTCAGCATCCCATAATCCTGTTGCTGATAACGGCATAAAATTCTTTGGTCCAGATGGTTTTAAACTCTCAGATGCACAAGAAGCGGAAATAGAAGCTTTACTAGACCAAGAACACGATGACCTACCTCGTCCAACTGGAGCAGACCTAGGTTCTGTGAGTGATTACTTTGAAGGTGGTCAAAAATACATTCAATTTTTGAAACAAACTGTATATGAAGATTTTACAGGTATTCATATTGCATTAGATTGTGCTAATGGTGCAACATCATCCTTAGCTACGCATTTATTTGCGGATTTAGAAGCAGATTTATCAACGATGGGATCTTCTCCAAACGGTTTAAATATTAATGACGGAGTAGGTTCTACACATCCAGAAAAACTTGCCGAATTCGTAGTAGAAAAAGGTGCTGATGTTGGACTGGCATTCGATGGTGATGGTGACCGTTTAATCGCAGTAGATGAGAATGGTAAAATTGTTGATGGTGACCAAATCATGTACATTTGCGCAAAACATTTACATGAAAAAGGGCAGTTAAAACAAGATACAGTCGTATCAACCGTAATGAGTAATATGGGCTTCTACAAAGCTTTAGAAGAACACGGTATGCATAGCGTCCAAACAAAAGTAGGCGACCGTTATGTAGTAGAAGCGATGCGTGAAGGTAATTACAATGTTGGTGGCGAACAATCAGGACATATTGTATTTTTAGACCATAACACAACAGGTGATGGTTTACTTACTGGCTTACAGTTAGTTAATACAATGAAAGTGACAGGCAAAAAATTATCAGAACTTGCATCTGAAATGACTGTCTTCCCACAAAAACTCATTAACGTTCGTGTTACTGATAAACATGCTGTAAAAGAAAATGAAAAAGTAGCAGCTATCATTACACAAGTTGAACAAGAAATGAATGGCGATGGACGTGTCTTAGTAAGACCATCTGGTACAGAGCCATTAGTTCGTGTAATGGTGGAGGCACCATCAAGTGAACTTTGCGAATCTTATTGCACACGAATTGCAGATGTTGTTCGTGATGAAATGGGATTAAAGGATTAA
- the rocF gene encoding arginase has protein sequence MESLKISMIGVPMDMGQLRRGVDMGPSAIRYAGAVERLINIGHTVIDDGDIYIDHSKKESSTNSALRNLEAVIEANTKLAQKVHEIVEKGRFPLVLGGDHSIAIGTLAGISDHYENLGVIWYDAHADMNTSETSPSGNIHGMPLAVSMGIGDEGLVNIKGYAPKVKPENIVIIGARSIDQGEKELIREKGIKVYSMHEIDRLGMTDVIQDAIIYLKGQNVDGVHLSLDLDGIDPIYTPGVGTPVPGGITYRESHLAMEMLQESGLVTSAEFVEVNPILDERNKTADVAVALMGSLFGETLV, from the coding sequence ATGGAATCATTAAAAATATCAATGATTGGGGTTCCTATGGATATGGGGCAGTTACGCAGAGGCGTTGATATGGGACCAAGTGCAATTCGCTATGCTGGCGCGGTTGAACGTTTAATAAATATTGGTCATACAGTAATAGATGATGGGGATATCTATATTGACCATTCAAAAAAAGAAAGTTCTACAAATTCAGCATTAAGAAATTTAGAGGCAGTTATTGAAGCAAATACTAAGTTAGCTCAAAAAGTTCATGAAATAGTAGAGAAAGGAAGATTCCCTTTAGTACTGGGTGGTGATCATAGTATTGCGATAGGTACATTAGCTGGAATTTCAGATCACTACGAAAATCTAGGTGTTATTTGGTATGATGCTCACGCAGATATGAATACAAGTGAAACATCACCCTCAGGAAATATTCATGGCATGCCATTAGCTGTTAGCATGGGTATTGGTGATGAAGGTTTGGTAAATATTAAAGGATATGCGCCTAAAGTAAAACCTGAGAATATTGTTATTATCGGTGCACGTTCTATTGATCAGGGTGAGAAGGAATTAATTCGTGAAAAAGGTATAAAAGTATATTCAATGCATGAAATTGATCGTCTAGGCATGACTGATGTTATACAAGATGCAATTATTTATTTAAAAGGTCAAAATGTAGATGGCGTTCATTTATCTCTAGATTTAGATGGCATTGATCCGATATATACTCCAGGAGTAGGAACTCCAGTACCAGGTGGAATAACATACAGAGAAAGTCATCTAGCCATGGAAATGTTGCAAGAATCAGGTTTAGTTACATCTGCAGAATTTGTAGAAGTCAATCCAATACTTGATGAAAGAAATAAAACAGCTGACGTAGCAGTTGCTTTAATGGGTTCATTATTTGGTGAGACTTTAGTTTAA
- a CDS encoding KinB-signaling pathway activation protein produces the protein MTIRNWFKFAFRALIIGGVVTGLMSLIVRWGDFYALHFSKGEWGEAFGGLLWFIFLGFTMSMICQMGYFAYLTVHQIGVNICRSLTLWNWVQILLIMIALIDVIIFRFKPYAHSANDWLLYIGLLLVLVVAASITAIKKVKMTGKKHILISALFFMIFVSIIEWLIALWVRSFGGNEYITLLLFPILAVNAFQLLELPKYNAKSAEDLKKREERRKIRNGQEVKILNEK, from the coding sequence GTGACAATACGAAATTGGTTTAAATTTGCATTTAGAGCACTCATAATTGGTGGAGTTGTTACCGGGTTAATGAGTTTAATCGTTCGTTGGGGAGACTTTTATGCACTACATTTTTCAAAGGGTGAATGGGGAGAAGCATTTGGAGGCCTTTTATGGTTTATCTTTCTTGGTTTTACAATGAGTATGATTTGCCAAATGGGATACTTTGCCTATTTAACAGTACATCAGATTGGTGTTAATATTTGCCGATCATTAACTTTATGGAATTGGGTACAAATATTATTAATAATGATTGCATTGATAGACGTTATAATATTCCGCTTCAAGCCATATGCACACAGCGCTAATGATTGGCTCCTATACATAGGATTATTACTTGTATTAGTTGTAGCAGCAAGTATAACAGCAATTAAAAAAGTTAAAATGACTGGTAAAAAACATATTCTAATTTCAGCATTGTTTTTTATGATTTTTGTTAGCATTATTGAATGGCTCATTGCACTTTGGGTACGATCTTTTGGGGGTAATGAATATATTACATTATTATTATTCCCAATTCTTGCAGTAAATGCGTTCCAATTATTGGAGCTCCCGAAATATAATGCAAAGTCTGCTGAAGATCTAAAAAAACGGGAAGAACGCCGTAAAATACGTAATGGACAAGAAGTAAAAATACTAAATGAAAAATAA